AATATAGTAGGAATAAGCATTCCATCTTATATCAAGTGCCTTTACCGAACTAGTAACTTGGAATGCTAGAAAATCTTCACTGATCAAATGAGCTTTTGAAATGCCCTTTAGAATTTTGTTATACTTGAAAATCTATTTTCGTAATGGAAACCCAGCAGACTGTAAAGCTTGCGATATTTCATCCCTAGCTAGTATTGCGCAGTCAATGCTATGTGCCCCGGTAAGAACGTCGTcgagatatgtacatacatgcattttcgAAGGATGCTACATCGTCAGCTTATTGGAGCAATGTCCTTATTGCTAGGTAAGGATCACAATTAATGCCGAAAATAACAGTATTTATCTCGCATAGACTGATTGGGTGGTGAGAAACTATTCGCTGGTATTTTGTATGTGTATCAGAGTTGGGCATTTTGCACTGCAACTAATTTTGTAGTGGTAGTTAATATAAGACTTCCATTatcacaaaattttcatttttcagagTCTTTCTTCGCTTCTTGCAGTAATTATTTAGGGTACTATTCCCTACTCTGATATTTATTGCTGACTATTTGGCGGTACATCTTCTCAATATCAGTATTGAAGACATACTTGTATAATCACCAGCGGAGGATCAGGATAGTCATATCAGATTGGAGTACCGTACCTGGACCAAGGACGCCGTAAAGTCTCATTCCATTGGCATTCGGGCATTAGGCGTTGGGTACAACTTGCAGTTTGGTGGAGGTTCTCTCTTCTTCACCACGAGTAGTTGCCACTGGGTTCTGTTCGTAAGTTGGCTGTAATTTTGTCCATATGACGTAATAATTCATATTCTAACAAAACTCTAATGTATTCCTTCTGCAGGGATGGTTTTTTGGCAAGGCACGTCACATTCCAGAAGAATTGAGTGACGGTCCGAACTTAAATTTGATAGAAAATCGTGTTTGAATGGTGTCTAAGATTACGAAATTATCTGAAACTATGTTATTGGAATTACCCtgtagttttatttcttttgctattatctattcttctttattttgttgtttactgTTCGCCCATTTGTCGTTCTCTTTTTAATTTGGACTTTGAATAAACTGGATGTGCAAATAAGCTGAGCTCacgatttttattaaacattttttggtgcCTCCTGTGAGGACGATAAATTCACTATAACATCAGCTTAATTCGCACGATTACGGTGCACAAAGGCTTCGCGTTGGATTAGGCCTGATTTCCTGGATAATTGCAGATAACTTATTCGAGGTTGGAACATGTCGGAATTAAATCTACGCCAGTTCCATGCGGCCGCTATTTTGCGGATATATGACCAAATGAAAGAGGCAAAGGCTGGTGACCTCAATGTCGTTCAAATTGATCTGCGTATAAAATCTGCTGCCGTCCATTTTGATCGGATGCTCACAAATCATGAGGCTTTGGTTGCCGCAGCCAAGGAGGAGGACTTAGAGGTACATTCAGGATGGTGGGACTCCACCGAAGCTACCTACATAGATTTGTGCGCAACGCTGAATCAACGACGAAAGAAGTTGGAGGGTGAACCTCTGCCTGCCAACACTTCGCACAAAGTTTCGCCaatggaattaaaaatagaGCCGCTTTGTATACCATCGTTTGACGGATCCGCTTATAAGTGGCTTGCATTTAAGGATACATTTGAGACATTGGTTCATCAGCGGGATTTGCCGGTGGCATACAAGTTGGGGAAATTGCGCCAGGCAGTTAAGGCAGAGTCGGTTCCGCTGGTAGGAGGTTTGTATTCGGGTGGGTATGAAGAATTGTGGACGGCGCTGAAAAATCGATATGACAACCCTAAGCAATTAGCGGAGATCCACGTTGCTAGATTTCTGAACATGAAGTCACAGACTGAGGATACGTCCAGGGCGTTACTGGGTGTCGTTGATGTGGTAAACGAGTCCTTGCGAGCGTTAGCGGTAATGAAGTTACCTGTCGACAAGTGGGATGCCCTTACCTTCCCCATTGTGGTTTCTAAACTCTCTACTCGCACACAGCGAGAATGGTGCATGAATTGCTCCCCTACCGAGCTATCCACTTTAAATGAGTTGCTAGCGTTTTTAGAAAAACGAGCGCACAGTCTTTCGACAGAATTTTGCCAGGTAGCGGATCATCATGAAGTGCTGCATTCTTCGTCAAAGCAGAAAAACACACTCCGCCTTCTAAAGTCTAACCTCGCCACAACTGATGATGGCAACTGTCAACACTGTAGAGGATCACACAAGGTTATGCGTGGTCCGGTGATTCTAGCTTTGAAACCAGAGCAACATTTTGAAGCTTTAAAGCGTTCTAACTTATGCTTTAATTGCTTCCGGTCCGGGCATTCATCCAAGCTTTGTTCTTCTGGTCACTGTCGCCAGTGCGGCCACAGACATCATACTATTTTTCGCCGCCACAAATCACAACAACCTATTTCAAGCAACGAGGTAGATTCTTCTGTGGCTAAGCCAGACATTATATCCCATCCACCATCATTATGACTAGCAAGCAATACAATCGTTACTAGCGTCGAAAAGGGAAGCCAGACTGTTCTATTAGCTACAGCACGTGCCCACGTCATCGGCAAGGATCTCAAGCAACGGGTGTCTCGTGTATTATGCGATCCTGGATCTCAAGTAAGTCTGATCTCGGAGGGTTTGGCTAATGGTTTGGGTCTTTATAGGAGCAAGTGTGAGATTATGGTGGAGGGAATTAGTGGAGCTGCATGTTCGAGGACCAAGGGTAGCGTCCGATTTACgataaaaagcattttttctaaatttgaacTGGACATTCATGCATTGGTTATTGGTTCGATTACTTCAGTTACACCAGCGGTTAGTGTCGATATTGGGCAATGGAGACATTTGGCTAATCTCCGATTGTAGAAGGGGATGTCATACATGGAGGGCATGATGAACCTCACGCACAGCTTACCCGACTTGGTTGGGTTGTATTTGGGCCAGCGTCCGTCATTCGAGGCCATTCGAGTACAACAGTTGGCAATTATTGCGCGCAGATTAGAGACGAGTCTTACTTGGAGGATCTCATTCGTAATTTTTGGAAGCTCGAAGAAGTACCGGTGACAACTAAGAGCTCGGATGATGAATGCGAGCGGTTCTTTGCCACTACACACCAACGTATGACCGACGGACGCTATGTTGTGAGATTGCCATTCCGTCAAGATGGTCAACCGTTAGGCGACTCTTATGTCAACGCTCGACGTTAGTTCTCGCGTTTGGAGCGACGTCTGGCAGCTGATCCGGACATGCATGCAAAATATATAGCGTTTATGAGGGAATATGAAagagttgttgagccagttgtTCAATCCGGATGCTATTATATTCCCCACCATGCTGTATTGGGAAAATTTAGAGTGGTGTTCAATGCATCCGCTCCTACCTCCAACGGGCTTTCGCTTAACGATATCCAACTGGTTGGACCCCCATTCAAGATTCGTTAATCAACATTATCCTCCGCTTCCGACGCTATGCCAACGCGATCACAGCCGATGTGGAGAAGATGTTTCGCCAGGTTCTCGTGGCACCGCAAGACAGAGACTTTCGGCGTATACTTTGGCGTGAATCTCCATCAGAGGAAGTAAGTGCTTACCGACTGTCTACTGTCACGTCTGGCATGGCATGGAGTCCTCATAATGCGATAAGGGCTCATCATTCTACGTGGATGATTTCCTCACCAGTTGTAGCACCGTCGAAAGTGCAATCACTTtagcaacaaaacaaatatatataaattctacTGACGCCGCCGTATTGATTCCATTAGGGAAAGACTTATCACCTACGGAATGCCCTATTGATGCATCAATTGCCTCTTTGCTAGGTTTGCGATGGAGTCCAGTGGACGACATCCTGCTGTTCAACGTGGAACTCAAGCAACCCGGCGGTATATACACAAAGCGCAGTGTGCTCAGCGAGGTGGCGAAGCTGTTTGACCCAACAGGATTCTTGTCACCCGTAGTGGTGGTGggtaatatatttattcaaactcTTTGGTCCGCAGGTATTGATTGGGATACTGCTCTAACAACGGAATTACGCGAAATTTGGCTAACATTTCGCAATGACCTTATTGCTCTCAACATGCTTCGGATACCTCGTTGGCTTGGGATGAAAGAAGGGCCGACTACCACGCTTTATGGGTTCTGCGATGCCAACCAAAAGGCATATGCTGCCGTGGTGTACGCTCGAACAACAAATTCTCAGGGGGACGTTCACGTAGCTTTAATTACGGCCCGAACCAAGGTAGCACCCCTAAGAGGAGCCACTATACCTCGCATAGAGCTATGTATGTGCGGCACAGTTACTACCTGAGACTCTTCGAAACGTCCGAAGGGCATTAGGATTAGTCGACCAAGTAGCATCTTTGTGGTCAGACTCTACTATCACCCTCTGTTGGTTGCGAAAGCAGCCTGAGACGCTTAAACCCTATATATCAAATAGGGTCCGGCAAATACAAGAGTTAACTTTGAGGGATGAATGGCATTATGTACGTTCATCGCAAAACCCAGCGGATTGCGCTATTATTGATAAATActggtttataatttatatttctattagtgAAGTCAACATGCACAGACTTGGTTTCGTTTGGTTTGGACCAATTTTGAATTGCTTTTACTGATGCTTGTTACTTCTGAATTGCTTCTAAGTGTTCTTCATCAGTTGCTAATACAgcagtatcatcggcaaatgttgcagttgttgtattGCTGCATGTGGGTATATCGTTAGTATACAAGAGATACAAAACTGGCCCGAGTACACTGCCTTACGGGACACCTGCATTAATATCTTTCAGTTCGGAATAGACATCTGCTTGCTTTATTCTAAAGTATCTGCTCGTTAAGTAGGATTTTGAAATGTTTGAGTACTGGATTGGTAGAGCTGCTTGAAGTTTATGGATTAGTCCCTCATGCCACAAAAGCTTGCGATACATCGAGGAATACCgcagaacagatttgtttttcttccagtgatttttcaattacattagtAATGCGGTGCACTTCATCAATCGTTGAGTGCTCatttcgaaaaccaaattgatagTTTGgtacaaggcattttgcatctaacaatggttttaatctttttagcaagattttttcaaaaatcgaatgggttggtgcgtgattaccattcggaattcacagagagatcgttggttcgaatctcggtgaaagcaaaattaataaaaacatttttctaatagcggtcgcccctcggcaggcaatggcaaacctccgagtgtatttctgccatgaaaaagctcctcataaaaatatctgccgttcggagtcggcttgaaactctaggtccctccatttgtggaacaacatcaacacgcacaccacaaataggaggaggagctcggccaaacacctaacagaagtgtacgcgccaattgtttattttctttttttttacataaaattggtAACAACGATATTGGTCGGTATGATGTCACATCGTGTGGtggctttcctggttttggaagcaTAATAACTTCCGCTATTTTCCATTGTTGCGGTACATATTCTAAACGAAATGCAGCATTAATCAAATGTGTTAATTTGACAATAGCATTATTGGGccattcttttaatattttccctgtTATAAGGTCATAACCGGGTGCTTTTTTgctatctattttatttttaatagtgtcCTTTACCTCTTTAAAGGAAGTCAAGGggattttatcgattttttgtcGAATAGGATGAGGTATATTTTCTAGCTCATCTCCTTCGTTaggatgaaaaatgttttgaagatattcggCAAATCTCTCAGCTTTTTGTTCGTTAGATTTGGCCCAGCTgccatcataattttttattggtggGAAATGCATAATAGGCCATTTCAAGGTTTTAGTTGCCTTCCAAGGTGAATAGTCCGTACGTTTATCGCTCGTTAAATTTTCTAGAGCATCTCTAATGGAGtcatttttaagttgttttatttcttcttttagttGTGTAGAGAGTTTATTGAGTTTGACTTTGTCTTGTGGTGCTCTGGtttgttgccattttcttctcaatctacgtcaattatttattatcattaaAATCTCCCTCGGATAACTATTTCTTTTaagtcttctttttatttccggTATGCATTGCCAGGCCGCTTGTTGgataattttgatatatttttcgatCTCTTCGTCTAATTTCTTTCTCGATTTTATGGAAGCATTCAGATTTCTATTTTCCTTTAGAATTACCTTAAAACTTTGCCAGTCGGTTATATGATTCACGAGTgttggtttgtttatttttgatattaagtaTTCGCTTAAAGTGAATACAATTGGTGAGTGATCAGAGTTTAAATCAGCGCTTTCTTCTACTTGTAGATAGTTGCAActgatattttttactatgaaaaaGTCTATTAAGTCTGGAACTTTGTTTTGATCTGAGGGCCAGTAAGTTGGACTCCCTGATGAAAAAGTTTCGCAATTATACTGGTTTATTGCACATAGTAACTCCTTTCCTTTCGTTGTTGTCAATCTGGATCCCCAATGCGTGTGCtttgcgttgaagtcgccacctATAATAAAGCGATCTCCAACATGTTTGAAGAATACAATATAATCTTCTTTTTTAAGTGCATGTTTTGGTGGACTATATAGACTTGCTAGCGTTATGTACAGCgtgtataaattttaattagtgtTGCCTGAATTTTTTCCGTTTGATATTTTGGTGCTTCACTGTACTTTAACGTTTCTTTGATGATTATGGCACTACCTCCTCTTGCTGAATTTGATGGATGTATTGTGTGATACAAGTTGTaacctttaaattttataaacgaCTGTTTTGTGAAATGTGTTTCTGCTATTAAGCAGACATCTATGTTGTTTTCGTCTAAAACAATTTGTAACTCATGTTCatgtttgcattccatagcATTACTTTGAAGGTATTCAAAATGTTTACTTCTTCTTTTGGATACTCCTTCCGCAATTATATTCTTGTTGTTTTAATCGTTCATCAATATTTGTAATAGCTTCTTCCATATTTAATAGCTTggacaaaatattttgtaagattTGACTAGTATCAAAGTTTTCGGTTGGCTGCGGTGCATTATCAGATCGAATTATAGTAGCATATGTCTGTTGTGCtcttgtttctaaatttttattttcaggttctttttcatgcgatttagtatttaaaatattgcgaGATTTATTTCTGAGCTTTTGCAGTTCCTTGGCAACTGCACATCCCCTATAGTTTGCTGGGTGCGCTTCTCCGCAGTTGctacattttggtttttcagtTGACAGTTTTGTACAATAGGTGTAAGGTGCTTTTCTCCACATTTTACGTCTTGGTGGTTTTCCACAATAATTTTTAGTATGTCCATAGGATTGGAAGTTCTTACATTGTGGTATTAATGTCGAACCTTTAACTGCATTAACTACAGTATTTAATATTCTATTTATCTTGAATATATCTTCTATTTTATAGGTCGGTTCAAAGCTGGCAAGAAACATATCTAGTGGTCATTTCTGTAGTCATTTACATCAAACATGTTTATTTTGTGCACATCATTATTtagtaatttaatattaaattcgtTTTCCGAGTTatcttttatataataatatagtttttggtAATCACTTACATTTGTCACCATTATAGGGGACGGACGCTTAGCAATTGATTTTTTCATCACCAATGCTGTTGTTGGTTTTGCTGTAGGAGTTGTTTGGTCAGCGTCTTCCAACGATTCATCAGCTTTTCTCTTTTTAGCTGGccttcttgttttttttaggATCCAGTCGGCTTCTCGGTTAAGTTCTTCCTCATCATTTTCATAATTAGCGATAATTTTATCTTTCAATGTCCCTGTACTTAGTGAACcttttaaatttagattttcatCTTTTAGCTTAGCAT
The Anastrepha ludens isolate Willacy chromosome X, idAnaLude1.1, whole genome shotgun sequence DNA segment above includes these coding regions:
- the LOC128869907 gene encoding uncharacterized protein LOC128869907; the protein is MSELNLRQFHAAAILRIYDQMKEAKAGDLNVVQIDLRIKSAAVHFDRMLTNHEALVAAAKEEDLEVHSGWWDSTEATYIDLCATLNQRRKKLEGEPLPANTSHKVSPMELKIEPLCIPSFDGSAYKWLAFKDTFETLVHQRDLPVAYKLGKLRQAVKAESVPLVGGLYSGGYEELWTALKNRYDNPKQLAEIHVARFLNMKSQTEDTSRALLGVVDVVNESLRALAVMKLPVDKWDALTFPIVVSKLSTRTQREWCMNCSPTELSTLNELLAFLEKRAHSLSTEFCQVADHHEVLHSSSKQKNTLRLLKSNLATTDDGNCQHCRGSHKVMRGPVILALKPEQHFEALKRSNLCFNCFRSGHSSKLCSSGHCRQCGHRHHTIFRRHKSQQPISSNEVDSSVAKPDIISHPPSL